A single genomic interval of Dysidea avara chromosome 6, odDysAvar1.4, whole genome shotgun sequence harbors:
- the LOC136257856 gene encoding uncharacterized protein translates to MTTASLLLYTILLMAVGYGQLVESQSNLEAILIFAGRLGVDYSNPGKSCRDIYEYNMASRGRSGYYWIKTDQVYKVYCDMELSCGGIRGGWMRIANLDTSQGDNCPNGWSLRTTPQPLCRGSGNKSGCYSTFFPNNRTEYTSICGKLRGYQQGSPSAFIKIRHDPSINGPYLDGVSITVGGDEERKHVWSYAAGFTKTYNDDPYKTNCPCAKFPGDDPPIFVKDHYYCESGASSYRPGLTQFFGSDPLWDGKGCTHGDNCCSTLGAPWFHRQFTQAEKGPIEVRICRDEGYDNEAILVEQVELYVQ, encoded by the coding sequence ATGACTACTGCAAGTCTATTGCTGTATACTATCCTATTGATGGCTGTAGGCTATGGTCAACTAGTAGAGTCTCAAAGTAATCTAGAGGCTATACTGATCTTTGCTGGTAGACTAGGAGTAGACTATTCTAATCCTGGAAAGTCATGTAGAGACATCTATGAATACAACATGGCTAGTCGTGGACGATCAGGATATTATTGGATTAAGACAGATCAAGTGTACAAAGTCTACTGTGACATGGAGCTGAGTTGTGGTGGAATCAGAGGAGGATGGATGAGGATAGCCAACTTAGATACCAGCCAAGGAGATAACTGTCCCAATGGTTGGAGTTTAAGAACAACCCCACAACCACTATGTAGAGGATCTGGCAATAAATCTGGATGTTATTCTACATTCTTTCCCAACAATAGGACAGAATACACTTCCATTTGTGGAAAGCTACGTGGATACCAGCAGGGTTCTCCTTCAGCTTTTATTAAAATTCGACATGATCCATCCATTAATGGGCCATATCTTGATGGCGTATCCATTACTGTTGGTGGTGATGAAGAGCGTAAACATGTATGGAGCTATGCTGCAGGATTTACCAAAACATATAACGATGATCCTTATAAAACTAACTGTCCGTGTGCAAAATTTCCTGGTGATGACCCTCCAATATTTGTTAAGGACCACTACTACTGCGAATCTGGTGCCTCATCATACAGGCCTGGGCTAACTCAATTTTTTGGATCAGACCCTCTTTGGGATGGCAAAGGCTGCACACATGGTGACAACTGCTGTTCTACACTTGGAGCACCCTGGTTCCACCGTCAGTTCACACAAGCTGAGAAAGGACCTATTGAAGTGAGGATATGTCGTGATGAAGGATATGATAATGAAGCCATTCTCGTAGAACAAGTGGAACTGTATGTTCAGTGA